The following is a genomic window from Lagenorhynchus albirostris chromosome 2, mLagAlb1.1, whole genome shotgun sequence.
ggccagaTCCTTGGAATGGAAGGTCGAAGGTCGTGGGCTTCCTCCCCAGACTTCCCAGCTGCGAGCCCCCCACCTTGCCCCCAGCCTGGTGGCTCCACCTCTGAACAGCTGACGGGTGGGTGGAAGGAGGTTGGTCACCTTCACTTTCCTCGGTTGCTGCCGCTAAGCACGCTCTCCACTCCTGTCTCTGCTGACAACCGCCCCTCCCGTGTGAAACCCCGCcagagctccccccaccccccggggggCCCACAGGCACCCACCCTGGCTCCTCCCTGCTCCAGGGCCCCACCTGGCTCCCCATCCTGCCCCACAGCCCTCCAGGTTAACCCCTGGACTCTGCTTGGGACCCTCTGCCCCCTGGACGCGCGTCACTTGTGTGAGCTGagacaaatgatgaaaaatgtgacgAGCTGCTCAAAGAGGATAGGAAAATACCGCGAGCAGATAGAAACCATCTCCCCCGCAGCGCCCGGTTACAGAAGCTCGCGGTAACCCAGTGCCTGTGTGGGAGGGGCCTTCCGGAGCCTCAGGGACAGGAGAGCAGGCGCAGGCCCCCAACCCCGACGGCGCTTTTGCCTCTTGTTACACACAGCCCTGCCTCTGGTTTCCTGCTGCTGCGGGTGGCAGCCCCCCTCGGGCAGACAGCTGCCCCCTGGTGCCTGATGGGCTGGCCCAGCTTCCAGAAGGGCCAACAGATATGATCTTGTCAGACAAACGTCATTTGTAGGGGATTTATCATATTTTCTCAGGCGCTTACCAGAATTGGGGTGATGCCGTCCTGGTACAGACCGGACCGCTCAGGCCTTGAACACGGGCAGAAGGGCCAGGACTGCTGAGTTCTCCACTCCTGACCTTTCCCTGGGGTCCCGGGATGGCTCAGACCCTCCTCCCCATCTAGGAGCTGAGCCGAGGCCTGGGGGGTCCTCAGACAGGGTGGCCTCACCTTACCCCCTAGCAGCCAGAGCTGTCCTGGagacccctccctctcctgcagGGCCCAGCTGCTTCTCTGAGGAGGGCCCTGCGCATCCTGGGACTTGAAAACGATAGTTGAGTCACAAAACTGCTAATCCCTGTCATTTTCCTCTGAAAAGGACAGATGCCCCATCAGGCGAGGCGGCAGCTGCAGGTCTCAGAGGGTCTCAAACCAAGTCTTCTGGGTCTGCCCAGGTCACCAGGTCACAGCCGGCAACACACCTCCAGCCGGTGGGCGCCACCAGAATCACATTCCTGGcaccccactgcccacccctGCAGCGTTCCCAGAGGTCTCCACCCGCTGCCCCTGTACCAAGCCTCAACTGGAGGGCTGAGAAATCTGGGGAGGCTTCCTGCGGGAGGCCGGGCCCCCAAGCCCTTTGGtgccaggtggggaaactgaggctcagacagacAAGAGACAGTCTCACGGTGAGTTGGAGGCCCTCTGTGGCTCAAGAGCTCCGTCGGGGCCGGCCTTCCACATCCTCCAGGATGACTGGATTTGTGCGGGGAGATCTGGGTTGACATCTGCCCAGCAGAGTTGCAGCCTGGGCAGCCCCCTCTTCCCCCAGCGTCAGGGTTCAATCAATGCCCTGGCCTCTCCTAGCCAGCTCTTCCCAGCAGGCATCAGCGAGGCTGCAGcccacaagtgtgtgtgtggcTATGGGGGGCTTGCATGTCAAGAGCCCAGCCAGGCCCCGTTGGCCAatttggggcggggtgggggggagcttGTTCTAATCTCCAGAAAGGCGGGGTGCAGGGGGCTTGTCCTGACCCCTGGATGGGTTCTGAGGCTGCTCAGTGCTGGGATTCGAGGACTTCTGGTAGGTGTGGGGTGTGGGGTCTGGAGGCTTCACAGAGGACGAAGTGTCTCATCCCACCTGCTTTGGGCGTCAGAGAAGATCTTTAAAAGCCCGTGGAGTCCCCCTGAagaagctggaggtggggagggggctcagCCAGGAATGGTCCCTGCTGAGTCCACCCTTGTTGGGGGCGCACCCCACCCCAATGACTCAGGGCACTGTCTGCCACCCCGCATCCGGTGCCCACGCACACTCCAGTTCCTTCAGGCCCGGAGGCCACAAGTTTTACATAGAAAACATTTctgacccccgccccccgcccccccccaaggATGTGGCTGGGTATACGCGGTGTTTCCCCCGACAAGGCACACACATTTGGGTCATATTTAGTTTCCGGATAAGAATGCCTGGGCCAAAGGGCATGATCACTTAGGAATCCCCCAAGGTCACCCCCCATGTGGGTCTCCCGCATGCCCCCTCGTCCGTGGTCAGGTGCTCTGCAGCCTGTGATGGGACCTTCTCTTCTCCCTTGGGGTCCCTGTGGGCATGccagatctcagttccctgaccagggatcgaacccgggcccctggcaatgaaagcgcagagtcccaaccactggaccaccagggaaggcccatcccttgaagtttttaaaaaaagaacttatcttttatagcagttttaggttcacggcAACAGTGAGGGGAAGCCTACCCCCCATAAATATCCCCGAAGAGTGTGCAGTTGTTACACACGACGAACCTGCACTGACAGGTCATGTCACCCAGAGTCCCTAGTTGACACCAGGGTCCCTCCGAGCGGTGCGTCGCGTCCTGTGCTTTGGGATTTCAGCAGTGGGACAGCCCACTGCTGAAATCCCCAGAGCAGTCTCACTGCCCCAAACCTCTGCCCATGCCCTGGATTCCGAGTCGTAGAGTCTTAGGGGGTCCCCCATGGGAACAATTCCTCGGGACCCCTTGGGGAGTGGCAGAGGCGGGGCGGCCTGCGGGGCGGGGTCTGGGCGTGTTCGGAAGGGGCCGGCCTCCTAAAACCGCGGAGCCGCGCGCGGCCATGGGTGCCGCGGGTGCCATGGGGGTGAGGGTCGCGCGCGTGGCCCTGTGCGGCGTCGCGCTGCTCTGCGCGCTGGGCCTGGCCCAGCACCCCCCCGGGGGTCTGAGCTGCGGCCCCGGCCGCCATCTGCATGGGACGGGGACCAGCGCGCGCTGCTGCCGCTCGTGCACCCCAGGTAAGGCGGGCCGGGAGCCCCTGCGCGGAGGGCAGAGCGCTGCGCCCCGTCCCCCCGTAGTTTTCCGAGTCCAGAGCCCTGATCCCAGCGCAATCCGGGGAGGCGGAAGCCGCCCAGACCGGGCCAgtggcctggggggtggggggtgggcgggggcaagGAGTGTAGGAGCCTTCCCCAAGGCAGGTCTGACGTCCCAAGGTGGAGGAGGGCTGTCCCCGTTCCTTCCGAGTGGGGAGTGAGCCCTTGGCCATCACTCAGGCCACTTCTTGCCCAGTTTGGGGTTGCACCCCTCTTTCTCCCAGCTCCCTGCCTCAGACCTGCATCTATGGGTGAGGGGCAGGTGAAATGGGTCAGTTTGGGGACAGATATTGCAGGGAAAACACCCAGAGTGTCCCCCTGCCAGGacctggggagtgggaagggggcTCCGAGAGTCCAGGTCTCAGTGCGGCGGAGCCATGGACGGCGGTCAGGGAGGGACGGGCAGGCTGCCTCAAGGGTCCTGGCAGCTGAGGGCAGTGCAGGACCCAGACAGGGGAGGGGGAGTAGGTCTCCCAGGAAGGAACGGCTCAGGGTCACATGCCGAGTCATGGCCACCCTGGGTGGGAGCAGCTTGGGACGGTTGGGGGATGCAGCCAGGCCTGGTGAGTGGAGGAGCTGGGCGCCCAGGAGGGAGGGACACAGCTGGGCCGAGCCAGGGTCCTGGCTCCCAGACAGGTGTGCTGCCCGCTGGGGCTGCCCTGCCACCCCCATTTCCCTGGAGGGCCAGGAGGGGGGCGTCCAGGGGAGGGCGGCTCGGCCCAGCTGCTGAGAGGGCTGCTTGCCCCCTGCCAGCTGAGGGGGTCTGTCCCGAGCCGGACTGCCAGTGTATCCAGCCTGAGTTCCACTGTGGAGACCCCCAGTGTAAGAGCTGCAAGTACTACTCCTGTCCGCCTGGCCAGGGGGCGTGGCCTGTAGGTAAGTGGCAGGTGGGGGTGGCCCGGGCAGGCCAGGTGTGCAAGGAAGCTCGCAAGTGGTGGGCACGGACACGTCCTCCGGGCAGGTGGGCGCCAGCACTGGGGGTCTTGCAGCACCCTGGCGGGGTAGGGGGGCGCTCTCTGGCTTTAGCATCTCAGCCCACATTGGGGTCACAGTGCCTCCTGTTGGTGTGGCTCTGGgagcctttccttctctctcttggcCTGAGCTTCTCCATCCAGAGACGATGCCCCTAAGCGCTGGTTGTGAGGAACAGTGGGGGTATCCAGAGGCTGTCTGGCCCTTAGGCCCTGGCTCTGACTACGCCCAGGTCCTGCACTCACCCTGACCCGATGCGGGGGCGCCTGGCTGAGCACATGTGGGCCGGGAGAGTGAGGGCGGAGGGGGGGCTGTGTGAGGTTGGATGGCGCCGGGCCTAGAGGCAGCTGGGGCAGAGCCTCACCCCTCTCTCCGGGACCCTCCCCCGTCTCCCGCCTTCCGGCCTCCGGACCGAGCGAAGGCCCAGCCTAGCTCTTGCGTGGCCTCGGCTtccaccccttcctcccaccaCATACACTCTAGCCTCTGCAGGcaggtccctcccctcccccatatccccATCAGGGACCCTCCACTGAGCCCAGAGTCATGGCCTGCCCTGCAAAGGGGCACCTGGGGGACCTGATTTATCCCAGGTCCTGGTCCTGTGGCCACCTGGGGCCCCTGTCAAACAGATGAGGTGGGGGTCTCACCTCGGCCACACCAGCTGCCCTCGCAGCCTGTGTCCGTCTGTCCCTCTGTCTCCAGGGAAGTTCAACTTCGGCTTCGAGTGCTTTGACTGTGCCGCGGGGACCTTCTCTGGGGGCCGTGAGGGCCGCTGCAAACCTTGGGCAGAGTGAGTCCTGGTGGGGACTTCCAGTGGCCGGGTGGTCCAGGTGGGCTCGAGGGTGGTGCCTCTGCTGTCCCTTCTGGTGCAGTGACCGCCCCCCCCACAACGGCTCGGAGGGCAGCAGCCTTGCTGAGGGGCTGCTCAGGTGGCCGAGGGCTGACCGAGGGCTGTGTCTGTGCGTCCCAGCTGCTCCAAGCTTGGGTTTCCCACTGTGTTCCCCGGGAACAAGACGCACGATGCCGTGTGCAGCCCAGGGCTGCCGCCCACGGAGCCGCGTGGCCTGCTGACCGCCGTCCTCGGCCTGGCCGCCTGCATCCTGGCCCTGACCGTGGCCCAACTCAGCCTGCACGTCTGGCAACTGAGGAGGCAGAGAGCACGGCCCCCAGGTCAGTTGTGCCctggggacggggaggggggCCCCTGCCTGCCTGCTAACCGCAGCCCCTCTGCAGAGACACAGCTGCTCCTAGAGGCCCCGCCACCCCCGCCCGAGGACGCCTGCAGCTGCCAGCTCCCCGAGGAGGAGTGGGGCGAGCCACTGTCGGAGAACAAGGGCCGCCTGGAGGACCTGTGGGTTTGAGGCCCGGAGCGCCCGTGCCAGACCCTCCCGGAGCTGGTGCAGGCTGGCCCGCAGGAGCAAGGGCTCTGCGCCCTGCCGTGGGGCCCCGGCTCTGGGCCCGGCCCTGCTCCCCTCAATGGCGGAAACAGGTGGGGGATGGTGACAGTGACCAGTGCTCCGGATCACGCAGGAGAGGAGGCAGCTGTGGCTGAACCCCAGGGGGACAGAGGCGCACCGTGGCTGCCTGCCTCTCTTGCTGGCCCCGCTGGGGTGGGGCCCGTGGCTCCTTGGTTCCCAGGACAGGAGGCCATGGGCACAGGACCTGGCTGCAGGCGGCACTCAATAAACGCTTGTCCGGTGGCCTGAGTGGCCGtgtgctgggagtggggaggggacaggctcCGGGGTCTCCCCCGCCAGTTCTCACAGCCCCCTCCCAGCctaggtggggggggtggggtagAAGCTAGGGCCATTCCAGTCCTAGACACAAGCCCACAGCCGAGACCACGGGGCGACCTGCTGTGCTGCACACCTGCCCTCTGTGCCGCTGGGCTGCCCCGTCCAACACTTGTCCTCCAGTGGCCTGCCTGGCACTTGTTGGGACACTGGGTTCCTTGGTGTGTGTCTGGTCTCTGGGCCACCGCTGCTCCGGCTTCTGGTTCCGGGCTGGCCGCACATCCTGCTGGCCCCATGGGGCGCCGGCCCTTGCGTCACTGGGGTCCCCAATCCGGGGCAAGGTCAGTTTCTATACCCAACACTTCCTGGAGGATGTGGACAGCCTCAGAATGGCCTGGTCCCGCCCTCTCTCCAAGCCCTCCTACTGGCCTCCGTCACCTCACGGGTCCCTCGGGGTGGTCCTGGGGTCCTGCCCAGCAGAGGCGAGCAGTAGTTTTTCAGCCTCCTGACAGGGCTCTGTGGCATCCAGTCTCAGCAGCTGCACTCTCCAGGCGCCAGCACACCTGGCCACGGGTCTGTCTGTGGCTCAGTGCTCTAGCACGGCACCTCCCCCACCTACCatgccctcccctcccacctgcaCGCTGCCCAGGAGAGCCCCTTGACCCCGACCCAGTCCCAGTGGGCAGGTGGGCCCAGCTCACAGAAGgcaggtggaggagagagggTTCTGCGtcgccctccaccccccaccgcATGGGGCACTGCCCACTTCCACCCCTGgaaggaggcagggggtggggggtgctctGGGACCACCCACAGGGGAAGgacccctccctcagccccttctcccagcccctcaGCTCCTGGCTCTGGGCAGCCCCTGGGGCCAAGTGAGCGACCTCAGGGGAGACAGCCAGGTGTTCCGGGACCTGCCTGCCACACCCCTTGGCCCCTCTGTCCTCAGGCCAGATCTCCTGTCCTGTCAACCCCTCCCCTACACACCTCTGGGTCCCTTGACTGCCCCACTCCCACGTATAGGAAAGgggtccccagccctggcccagccccctGCTGAGGCTGTGAGTCAGGTGTCGAGTGCGTTCTGCTGATGCAGCGCGGAAAGTCCTCGCGGGCGGCCTGCGTGGGACAAGCTCCCTGAACGTCAGTG
Proteins encoded in this region:
- the TNFRSF18 gene encoding tumor necrosis factor receptor superfamily member 18, with the translated sequence MGAAGAMGVRVARVALCGVALLCALGLAQHPPGGLSCGPGRHLHGTGTSARCCRSCTPAEGVCPEPDCQCIQPEFHCGDPQCKSCKYYSCPPGQGAWPVGKFNFGFECFDCAAGTFSGGREGRCKPWADCSKLGFPTVFPGNKTHDAVCSPGLPPTEPRGLLTAVLGLAACILALTVAQLSLHVWQLRRQRARPPETQLLLEAPPPPPEDACSCQLPEEEWGEPLSENKGRLEDLWV